One window of Dechloromonas sp. ZY10 genomic DNA carries:
- a CDS encoding response regulator transcription factor, with the protein MRIGILEDDLAQQELYQLWLGTAQHSCKCYGTAKSFLESLAHEQFDLLLLDWNLPDSSGQLALKWIRENIGWSIPVIFVTARDAEIDIVNALRGGADDYLVKPAKCMELLARIESLGRRIKPPTVIQIGVYEINQDLRQIRLHGQDIELTQKEFELAGYMFQHHGKLLSRVHLLERLWGLNANVDTRTVDTHVSRIRRKLKIAPENGWQIIPVYGYGYRIERTDSSLEALPA; encoded by the coding sequence ATGCGTATCGGCATCCTCGAAGACGATCTTGCCCAACAGGAGCTTTACCAGTTGTGGCTGGGCACAGCCCAGCACAGCTGCAAATGCTACGGGACCGCAAAATCCTTTCTCGAATCGCTCGCGCACGAGCAGTTCGACCTGTTGCTGCTTGACTGGAACCTGCCCGACAGTTCCGGCCAGTTGGCCCTGAAATGGATTCGCGAAAACATCGGCTGGAGCATCCCGGTGATTTTCGTCACCGCCCGCGACGCCGAAATCGACATCGTCAATGCACTGCGCGGCGGCGCCGACGATTACCTGGTCAAGCCGGCAAAGTGCATGGAACTGCTCGCCCGGATCGAGTCGCTGGGCCGCCGGATCAAGCCGCCCACCGTCATCCAGATCGGGGTTTATGAAATCAATCAGGACCTGCGCCAGATTCGCCTGCATGGCCAGGACATCGAACTGACGCAAAAGGAATTCGAACTGGCCGGCTACATGTTCCAGCACCACGGAAAGCTGCTGTCGCGCGTGCATTTGCTCGAAAGGTTGTGGGGGCTCAACGCCAATGTTGATACCCGCACCGTAGACACCCACGTCAGCCGAATTCGCCGCAAGCTCAAGATTGCCCCCGAAAACGGCTGGCAGATCATCCCGGTCTACGGGTACGGCTACCGGATCGAAAGGACCGACAGTTCGCTTGAGGCGCTCCCCGCCTGA
- a CDS encoding secondary thiamine-phosphate synthase enzyme YjbQ codes for MAEQQVLHYVTHARSTLEITRDIAAIVQKSELECGIVHIFVRHTSCGLALTENADPDVRHDLDTLLQRWAPDGDPAYRHRQEGDDDMAAHARSLLTGVSLSLPFAHRHLLLGHWQGVFLFEHRNEGHRREVVVTLLG; via the coding sequence ATGGCCGAACAACAGGTACTCCACTATGTCACCCATGCCCGCAGCACCCTGGAGATTACCCGCGACATCGCGGCCATTGTCCAGAAAAGCGAACTTGAATGCGGCATCGTCCACATTTTTGTCCGCCATACCAGTTGCGGACTGGCATTGACTGAAAACGCCGATCCCGATGTCCGCCACGACCTCGACACCCTGCTTCAGCGCTGGGCACCGGATGGCGACCCGGCCTATCGCCACCGCCAGGAAGGAGACGATGACATGGCAGCACACGCCCGCAGCCTGCTGACCGGAGTTTCCCTGAGCCTGCCCTTTGCCCACCGGCATTTGCTGCTTGGCCACTGGCAGGGCGTATTCCTGTTCGAGCACCGCAACGAGGGGCACCGGCGGGAAGTTGTGGTCACCCTGCTCGGCTGA
- a CDS encoding PAS domain S-box protein: MTALPHRRQPPGGLLRRHFAGLVLLLMGVAGLLTWFLADSRERLLRHEQAHLDKLVQVQGAALQQQLAAGAGLLQAVVFPEGRQRVFAEREFARLAAVAGRDSTLLLLDTRGRVIAGNRSELHGRAWPNRADLVRARGGAEEVVSLTSLPVSGGDGPPRFALSRRLGDSAGRFAGMAILAIEAPPLARQLATLLYAPDLRVRLEHADGREIVLAGASSSGSAQLVAATALAVPDLAASAQPRLILARDRAAVLAEWRRQAWWGGALTLAVVVASLGAWLWHRRRLAAGMTLLLRKQALVDSASEGIYVLDGAGRVVDANPAFYSLLGLQPQPAGVLRLEAFDNALPDPEAVLTHLRGLLQGSHPARYASVYRRVGGATLEVEVSTWILRDGNESLVCASFRDLSEQKRMLAQLAAREAELRAILNSEPECVKVVGHDGRVLLMNPAGLQMVGATGSDEVIGQPVLALIAPEDREAFAAFQQRVLAGEPEVLEFSIVGLHGQRRRMESHAVPLRDDRGTVASVLAVTRDVSERQQMLGELRRLQQAIEQSPEGVCITDARGVIEYVNPAFVSASGYSREELLGSNPRMLRSEQTAGRVYQDLWATLVAGRVWSGELVNRRKDGGLYVESEVISPVFDETGKITHYLAVKQDVTEKKRLEQELEQHRSQLEQLVTQRTAELEQANSQLAEARDQAAAAARTKATFLSNMSHEIRTPMNGIIGLLHLAQRDAGSPRLKSCLQKMEHAAGHLLTLINDILDLSKIDAGKLTLESVPVNLPAIVADVASIVGVTARSKNLELMTELAPLPGPLYGDPTRITQALLNYASNAVKFTAAGRVGIAVRVLEQSADSALLRLEVSDSGPGIAPEVLPRLFQAFEQADSSTTRIYKGTGLGLAITRQLAGLMGGEVGVESLPGAGSTFWLTLRLARHGETLVAEAQLPDELEVKIRENFTGRRVLLAEDEPINQEIACALLEELGLAVSVAENGQRAVDLACSGDFSLILMDMQMPVLDGLAATREIRRRCPAAPPIVAMTANAFSEDRERCRAAGMDDFIAKPIDLKKFHRTLWRALHGPRPVLRLVAADERG; the protein is encoded by the coding sequence GTGACTGCTCTCCCGCATCGCCGGCAACCTCCGGGGGGCTTGCTGCGCCGGCATTTCGCCGGTCTGGTCCTGCTCCTGATGGGCGTGGCCGGGTTGCTGACCTGGTTCCTCGCCGATAGCCGCGAGCGGTTGCTGCGTCATGAACAGGCCCATCTGGATAAACTGGTCCAGGTTCAGGGGGCGGCCCTGCAGCAACAACTTGCGGCTGGCGCAGGCTTGCTGCAGGCAGTGGTTTTTCCGGAGGGGCGGCAGCGAGTCTTCGCCGAGCGCGAGTTTGCCCGCCTCGCCGCCGTGGCCGGGCGGGACAGCACCCTGCTCCTGCTCGACACGCGCGGGCGGGTGATAGCCGGTAATCGCAGCGAGCTGCATGGTCGCGCCTGGCCCAACCGAGCGGATTTGGTGCGTGCCCGGGGAGGGGCTGAAGAAGTGGTGAGTCTGACTTCCCTGCCTGTGTCCGGGGGGGATGGGCCGCCACGCTTTGCGCTGTCGCGCCGTCTTGGCGATTCGGCCGGGCGGTTTGCCGGCATGGCGATCCTGGCTATCGAGGCGCCGCCGCTGGCCCGCCAGCTGGCGACCCTGCTGTATGCCCCGGATTTGCGAGTCCGTCTGGAGCATGCCGATGGCCGGGAAATCGTGCTCGCCGGCGCCTCCTCCTCGGGATCGGCACAGCTGGTGGCGGCGACTGCGCTGGCGGTGCCGGATCTGGCGGCGAGCGCTCAGCCTCGCCTGATCCTTGCCCGCGACCGTGCGGCGGTACTCGCCGAATGGCGGCGCCAGGCCTGGTGGGGTGGTGCTCTGACCCTGGCTGTGGTGGTTGCGAGTCTGGGGGCCTGGTTGTGGCATCGGCGGCGATTGGCTGCCGGCATGACCTTGCTGTTGCGCAAGCAGGCATTGGTTGATTCGGCTTCCGAGGGGATTTACGTCCTTGATGGTGCGGGCCGGGTGGTCGATGCCAATCCTGCCTTCTACAGCTTGCTCGGCTTGCAGCCACAGCCCGCTGGCGTGCTGCGGCTGGAGGCGTTCGACAATGCGCTACCCGATCCCGAGGCGGTGCTCACCCATCTGCGAGGCTTGCTCCAGGGCAGTCATCCAGCCCGTTATGCCAGCGTTTATCGCCGGGTCGGCGGGGCGACCCTGGAGGTCGAGGTGAGTACCTGGATTCTCCGCGACGGCAATGAGTCTTTGGTTTGCGCTTCATTCCGCGACTTGTCCGAGCAAAAGCGGATGCTGGCGCAGCTTGCCGCCCGCGAGGCCGAATTGCGGGCAATCCTCAATTCCGAACCGGAGTGTGTCAAGGTCGTGGGCCACGACGGTCGGGTTTTGTTGATGAACCCGGCTGGTTTGCAGATGGTGGGGGCAACCGGGAGCGATGAAGTGATCGGCCAGCCGGTCTTGGCGCTGATCGCGCCGGAGGACCGGGAGGCATTTGCCGCATTCCAGCAGCGGGTGCTTGCCGGCGAACCCGAGGTGCTGGAGTTTTCCATCGTCGGCCTGCACGGGCAGCGGCGGCGAATGGAGTCGCATGCCGTGCCCCTGCGCGATGATCGGGGGACGGTTGCTTCGGTGCTGGCGGTGACTCGCGATGTCAGCGAAAGGCAGCAGATGCTGGGGGAACTGCGCCGCCTGCAGCAAGCCATCGAACAAAGCCCGGAAGGGGTTTGCATTACCGATGCGCGAGGGGTGATCGAATACGTCAATCCAGCGTTTGTCAGTGCTTCCGGTTATTCGCGTGAAGAGTTGCTGGGCAGCAATCCGCGCATGCTCAGGTCGGAACAGACAGCCGGCAGGGTCTATCAGGACCTTTGGGCGACCCTGGTGGCCGGCCGGGTGTGGTCCGGCGAACTGGTGAACCGGCGCAAGGACGGCGGGCTCTACGTTGAGTCGGAGGTCATTTCGCCTGTTTTCGACGAGACGGGGAAAATCACGCACTACCTGGCGGTAAAACAGGATGTGACCGAGAAAAAGCGTCTGGAGCAAGAGCTCGAACAGCACCGCAGTCAGCTTGAGCAGCTGGTGACCCAGCGTACGGCAGAGCTTGAGCAGGCCAACAGCCAGCTGGCCGAGGCGCGTGACCAGGCCGCCGCAGCCGCACGCACCAAGGCGACTTTCCTGTCTAACATGAGCCACGAAATCCGTACTCCGATGAACGGCATCATCGGCTTGCTGCATCTGGCCCAGCGCGATGCCGGCTCGCCCCGTCTCAAATCCTGTCTGCAGAAGATGGAGCATGCCGCCGGGCATCTGCTGACCTTGATCAACGATATTCTCGATTTGTCCAAAATCGATGCCGGCAAGCTGACCCTGGAATCGGTACCGGTGAACCTCCCGGCCATCGTTGCCGACGTGGCTTCGATTGTCGGCGTTACCGCGCGCAGCAAAAATCTGGAACTGATGACTGAACTGGCTCCGCTGCCCGGGCCCTTGTACGGCGATCCGACCCGGATCACCCAAGCCTTGCTCAATTACGCATCGAATGCAGTCAAATTCACTGCGGCCGGGCGGGTCGGAATTGCCGTTCGGGTTCTTGAGCAGAGCGCCGATTCGGCGCTGTTGCGGCTGGAGGTTAGCGATAGCGGCCCGGGGATTGCGCCCGAGGTTCTGCCGCGCCTGTTCCAGGCCTTTGAACAGGCCGACAGTTCAACCACGAGAATCTACAAGGGTACCGGGCTGGGCTTGGCGATTACCCGGCAACTGGCCGGACTGATGGGGGGCGAGGTCGGTGTCGAGAGCCTGCCCGGGGCGGGCTCAACCTTCTGGTTGACGCTGCGCCTGGCACGCCATGGAGAAACGCTTGTTGCCGAAGCGCAGTTGCCGGACGAACTGGAAGTGAAAATCCGCGAAAACTTCACCGGCCGCCGGGTTTTGCTGGCGGAAGATGAGCCGATCAATCAGGAAATCGCCTGTGCCCTGCTTGAGGAACTGGGGTTGGCGGTGAGCGTTGCCGAGAACGGGCAGCGGGCTGTCGATCTCGCCTGCAGCGGTGATTTTTCCCTGATCCTGATGGATATGCAGATGCCGGTCCTCGACGGTCTGGCCGCCACCCGCGAAATCCGCCGCCGGTGTCCTGCGGCGCCGCCGATCGTGGCGATGACGGCGAATGCCTTCAGCGAGGATCGGGAACGCTGCCGGGCTGCCGGCATGGATGATTTCATTGCCAAGCCGATTGATCTGAAGAAATTCCATCGCACCCTGTGGCGTGCGCTGCACGGTCCGCGCCCCGTCCTGCGCCTGGTGGCAGCGGACGAAAGGGGTTAG
- a CDS encoding ATP-binding protein: MKDTLNPALRALLAAAEDDRLGAADPALLAALTSRLVSSDVSQRIHFLYAFTGIVESDAGGTIRDANPAALSLTGKQRKQLLGTPLADLFTVSADKAERHFGLLVEQGISHAELQLENPLGEPLTVQIASIEAAAGRFVHFLDDVSEARRKTAELEAARAQADAANQAKSAFLANVSHEIRTPLNGILGLTQLVLLQTLPPTLRDTLEKIAGSGRHLLQLLNDLLDFAKIEAGKLEFEDREFDLWEVLETLATTCAHAAPEKTLRRRFLLGAGVPRQIRGDALRLQQILLNLLGNALKFTEQGEVALQIEATGENLLFTVSDSGPGIPAELQGRLFQAFVQGDAGTTRRYGGTGLGLSIAAGLAQGMGGQLQVASAPGCGSRFTLRLPLRALAAPPQPTRPCGPLDLREAGDSRELAGDLAARGLLTVDGGKNAILLVDREHRESLASWLARRPPQAAIVVAPAEVCAEFYGTGNAATEARIEFLPQPLAPLALLAACQRLSQGSGGPASLAEVPDEFHGALIAVVDDLEINRMVLSGLLRRAGIRVLCAENGAHLLAQLTGPDCELPELLLLDLHMPELDGFATAREIRRRGWTMPLVAISAAVGAEEQAECSAAGISDFLPKPVDVEALWGVLTCWLPPRSPGPASLEPPPATLPPAWLAAAGSAAEITWTRFLGDAASLQRAAAAFAKQQQPRFACLLANPDRNDPALPLAWQQLAHALAGGAANLGLDELQQAASRVEQVAGAGHLPALADLAVIGAALTRLEIALGGAEAVPAMPA, translated from the coding sequence ATGAAGGACACACTCAACCCGGCCCTTCGCGCCCTGTTAGCTGCCGCCGAGGATGATCGACTGGGCGCAGCCGACCCAGCCCTGCTTGCCGCGCTGACCAGCCGATTGGTCAGTAGCGATGTCAGCCAGCGCATCCATTTTCTTTATGCTTTCACCGGGATTGTTGAAAGCGACGCCGGCGGCACGATCCGCGACGCCAACCCGGCAGCCCTCAGCCTGACCGGCAAGCAGCGCAAGCAACTCCTCGGAACGCCCCTGGCCGATCTCTTCACTGTCTCTGCCGACAAGGCCGAGCGACATTTCGGCCTGCTTGTCGAACAAGGCATCAGCCATGCCGAACTGCAGCTGGAAAATCCCCTGGGCGAGCCGTTGACCGTGCAAATCGCTTCGATCGAAGCCGCAGCCGGCCGTTTCGTACACTTCCTCGACGATGTCAGCGAGGCCCGCCGCAAAACCGCCGAGCTTGAAGCCGCACGCGCCCAGGCCGATGCCGCCAACCAGGCCAAAAGCGCTTTTCTGGCCAACGTCAGCCACGAAATCCGCACCCCGCTCAACGGCATTCTTGGCCTGACCCAACTGGTCCTGCTGCAAACGCTTCCCCCGACGCTACGCGATACGCTGGAAAAAATTGCAGGCTCAGGACGTCATTTGCTGCAACTGCTCAACGACCTGCTCGACTTTGCCAAAATCGAAGCTGGCAAGCTCGAATTCGAGGATCGCGAATTCGATCTCTGGGAAGTTCTTGAAACCCTCGCCACCACCTGCGCCCATGCCGCCCCCGAAAAAACCTTGCGGCGGCGTTTCCTGCTGGGCGCCGGCGTGCCACGGCAAATTCGGGGCGATGCCCTGCGCCTGCAGCAGATTCTGCTCAATCTGCTGGGCAATGCGCTCAAATTCACCGAGCAGGGCGAGGTTGCGCTGCAGATCGAGGCAACCGGCGAAAACCTGCTGTTCACCGTCAGCGACAGCGGCCCCGGCATCCCCGCCGAACTGCAGGGGCGCCTGTTCCAGGCTTTCGTCCAGGGCGACGCCGGCACCACTCGCCGCTACGGCGGCACCGGGCTGGGTCTCAGCATCGCTGCCGGCCTGGCCCAAGGAATGGGCGGTCAGTTGCAGGTCGCCAGCGCCCCCGGCTGCGGCAGCCGCTTCACCCTCCGGCTACCTTTGCGTGCGCTTGCTGCCCCCCCCCAACCGACACGACCTTGCGGTCCGCTCGACCTGCGCGAGGCCGGCGACAGCCGCGAGTTGGCCGGCGATCTGGCCGCCCGTGGCCTGCTCACGGTCGACGGTGGAAAAAACGCCATTTTGCTGGTCGACCGTGAACATCGCGAATCACTCGCCAGCTGGCTCGCCCGGCGCCCGCCACAAGCCGCCATCGTCGTTGCTCCGGCCGAGGTCTGCGCTGAGTTTTACGGAACCGGAAACGCCGCCACGGAAGCGCGCATCGAATTCCTGCCTCAACCGCTGGCACCGCTGGCTTTGCTTGCGGCCTGCCAGCGCCTCTCCCAAGGCAGCGGCGGACCCGCCAGCCTGGCCGAAGTGCCGGACGAATTTCATGGCGCCTTGATCGCTGTCGTCGACGACCTGGAAATCAATCGCATGGTCTTGAGCGGCCTGCTCCGGCGCGCCGGTATCCGTGTCCTTTGTGCCGAGAACGGCGCCCACCTGCTGGCTCAACTGACAGGCCCGGACTGCGAACTTCCGGAATTGCTGCTGCTCGACCTGCACATGCCCGAACTGGATGGCTTTGCCACAGCCCGCGAAATTCGTCGTCGCGGCTGGACCATGCCACTGGTTGCGATTTCCGCTGCCGTCGGTGCAGAAGAGCAGGCCGAATGCAGTGCGGCCGGAATCAGCGACTTTCTCCCCAAGCCGGTCGATGTCGAAGCACTCTGGGGCGTGCTCACCTGCTGGCTCCCTCCGCGCAGCCCCGGCCCCGCCAGCCTCGAGCCACCACCGGCCACGCTGCCGCCCGCCTGGCTGGCAGCCGCCGGTAGCGCCGCCGAGATCACCTGGACGCGCTTTCTTGGCGATGCGGCCAGCCTGCAGCGAGCCGCCGCAGCCTTCGCCAAACAACAACAACCACGGTTTGCCTGCCTGCTGGCAAACCCGGACCGCAATGATCCGGCACTGCCCCTGGCGTGGCAGCAACTCGCACATGCGCTGGCCGGCGGAGCCGCCAACCTCGGACTGGATGAACTGCAACAGGCTGCCAGCCGGGTTGAGCAGGTGGCTGGTGCCGGACACCTGCCGGCCCTCGCCGACCTGGCGGTGATCGGCGCCGCCTTGACGCGGCTCGAGATTGCGCTGGGCGGTGCCGAGGCCGTACCTGCAATGCCGGCCTGA
- a CDS encoding STAS domain-containing protein: MNLHSEPMAGAALLIRVESENLDAGNAGQFKSLIQPLLESSHCVVIDMSALSFVDSSGLGALLSCLRTMNNRNGTLHLVGLAKPVRALFELVRMHRIFSLHDTIAAALAACP; the protein is encoded by the coding sequence ATGAACCTGCACAGCGAACCCATGGCCGGAGCAGCCCTGCTCATCCGGGTTGAGAGCGAAAACCTCGACGCCGGCAATGCCGGCCAGTTCAAATCCCTGATTCAACCACTACTCGAAAGCAGTCATTGCGTGGTCATCGACATGTCGGCGCTGAGCTTCGTGGATAGCTCAGGCCTGGGCGCGCTGCTCTCCTGCCTGCGCACAATGAATAACCGCAACGGTACCCTGCATCTGGTGGGGCTGGCCAAACCGGTACGCGCCCTGTTCGAACTGGTCCGCATGCACCGCATCTTTTCGCTGCACGACACCATCGCCGCAGCGCTGGCTGCCTGCCCCTGA
- a CDS encoding phosphate/phosphite/phosphonate ABC transporter substrate-binding protein, with translation MRAEKAAGFGWLWLMGGVCLLLAACEAPPQAALGPRFVDNPPLRQKPLYRLAVHPLHNPQKLSEAYQPLIDYLNRRIPEARFELEASRNYQAYEEKIRARAPEILLPNPWQTLLAMDSGYAVIAMAGDAEDFRGIFIVRRDSNLKQPGDLKGKAIAYPSPTALAAAMLPQYYLHRHGVDVIRDLDNRYVGSQESSIMSVALGETAIAATWPPPWRAFQKDHPREAAELRVIWETPHLLNNSLMLRDDVPLELRHKLQNLLPGLSGSPEGTQILAAMQTARFHRADNAFYQPVRQFIQRFEREVRVVVQP, from the coding sequence ATGCGGGCGGAGAAGGCTGCCGGGTTCGGCTGGTTATGGCTGATGGGGGGTGTGTGTCTGCTGTTGGCTGCCTGCGAGGCGCCGCCGCAGGCAGCGCTTGGACCGCGCTTCGTCGATAACCCGCCGCTCCGGCAAAAGCCGCTCTACCGGCTGGCGGTGCATCCCTTGCATAATCCGCAGAAATTGAGCGAGGCTTATCAGCCGCTGATCGATTATCTGAACCGGCGGATTCCCGAGGCCCGCTTCGAGCTCGAAGCCTCCCGCAACTATCAGGCCTACGAGGAAAAAATCCGCGCCCGGGCTCCGGAGATATTGCTGCCCAATCCATGGCAAACCTTGTTGGCGATGGATAGCGGTTATGCAGTGATTGCGATGGCTGGCGATGCCGAGGATTTTCGCGGTATCTTCATCGTCCGCCGGGATTCGAACCTCAAACAGCCCGGCGATCTCAAAGGCAAGGCGATCGCCTATCCGTCTCCGACCGCGTTGGCAGCGGCGATGCTGCCGCAGTATTACCTGCATCGGCACGGGGTCGATGTGATCCGCGATCTGGATAACCGCTACGTAGGGTCACAGGAGTCTTCAATCATGAGCGTTGCGCTTGGTGAAACGGCAATTGCCGCGACCTGGCCGCCGCCTTGGCGCGCCTTCCAGAAGGACCATCCGCGTGAGGCTGCAGAATTGCGGGTGATCTGGGAGACTCCGCATTTGCTGAACAATTCGCTGATGCTGCGCGACGATGTGCCGCTGGAACTCCGGCATAAGTTGCAGAATTTGCTGCCCGGACTCTCTGGATCACCAGAGGGGACCCAGATTCTTGCCGCGATGCAGACAGCCCGCTTTCATCGCGCCGACAACGCTTTCTATCAGCCGGTGCGCCAGTTCATCCAGCGTTTTGAGCGCGAAGTCAGGGTCGTGGTGCAACCATGA
- a CDS encoding SpoIIE family protein phosphatase, with amino-acid sequence MSPVTPDAAPPGTVLIVDDTPANLQLCQSILARHCRVLTAGSGAEALALLAAEAVDVVLLDVMMPDMDGFAVAGQIQADPQLAATPIIFLTALTDSASQIRGLELGAVDFLTKPVSSKILQRRVANVIEREQLRRRLQGERQALQQAVAELRQQKAALDAHCLVSICDADGRITYANPRFCDISGYPEAELLGQNHRLIKSGLHPESFYAEIWQTIAAGHTWHGEIANRRSDGEIYWVDSTIIPWCDEDGIPYQYVAIRTDITERIRARQQLAAARQRELEIGAQIQQRLLFGPLPEHLPGFAVACHTEASEGVDGDFYTFTRLGDDTFELITGDVMGKGVAAALIAAAIKSSYRRIFTELLCRHELQAPPSPAQIMNALHTAITPELIDLDCFATLSLLRFDRVQGCVTWVNAGHTPALLAHPDGQIEHLLGDNLPLGVLANETYAEQTTPLAIDDLLLLYSDGISETTTAAGTAYGEERIRELLRAARCQTISPAILLNALRSDLDDFAGQHGRSDDRTLIAVQMQPEHGNNAPRPHPECFELPRRLDGLTLLREKIASLLSDQPEEIWRALALAAFEAATNIVRHTPEKLPGTPIIARLERQPQRCRVDLFYPGRAFQPGAACPPDFSGARAGGFGLFIIAHQVDLLAYEAPLPGMAAIRLEKQLTGAAT; translated from the coding sequence ATGAGCCCGGTCACCCCCGACGCGGCGCCACCGGGAACGGTACTGATCGTCGACGACACGCCGGCCAACCTGCAGCTATGCCAAAGCATTCTCGCCCGGCACTGCCGGGTGCTGACTGCCGGCAGTGGCGCCGAAGCACTGGCGCTACTGGCCGCTGAGGCGGTCGACGTCGTTCTGCTCGATGTAATGATGCCGGACATGGATGGCTTTGCAGTTGCCGGACAAATCCAGGCCGACCCGCAACTGGCGGCAACCCCGATCATCTTCCTGACCGCGCTCACCGACAGCGCCTCGCAGATTCGCGGACTCGAACTCGGCGCAGTCGACTTTCTGACCAAACCGGTATCGTCCAAAATCCTGCAACGCCGGGTCGCCAACGTGATTGAGCGCGAGCAGTTGCGGCGACGCCTGCAAGGCGAACGGCAGGCCTTGCAACAAGCCGTTGCTGAACTGCGCCAGCAGAAGGCTGCGCTCGATGCTCATTGTCTGGTCAGCATCTGCGATGCAGACGGCAGGATCACCTATGCCAACCCTCGTTTCTGCGACATCTCTGGCTACCCGGAGGCCGAACTGCTCGGGCAAAATCATCGCCTGATCAAATCGGGCCTGCATCCTGAGAGTTTTTATGCGGAAATCTGGCAAACGATTGCCGCCGGCCACACCTGGCACGGCGAAATAGCCAACCGGCGCAGCGACGGAGAAATCTACTGGGTAGACTCAACCATCATTCCATGGTGCGACGAGGATGGCATTCCCTACCAGTACGTCGCCATCCGCACCGACATCACCGAGCGGATCCGCGCCCGCCAGCAGTTGGCCGCAGCCCGCCAGCGCGAATTAGAAATCGGTGCCCAAATCCAGCAGCGGCTGCTGTTCGGCCCCCTGCCCGAGCACCTGCCGGGATTTGCCGTGGCCTGCCACACCGAAGCCTCGGAAGGTGTCGACGGCGATTTTTACACTTTCACCCGGCTGGGAGACGACACTTTCGAGTTGATCACCGGCGATGTGATGGGCAAGGGCGTGGCTGCAGCCCTGATCGCTGCCGCGATCAAGAGCAGCTACCGGCGAATATTTACCGAACTGCTCTGCCGGCATGAACTACAGGCGCCCCCTTCCCCGGCGCAGATCATGAATGCGCTCCATACTGCAATCACTCCGGAACTGATAGACCTTGACTGCTTCGCCACCCTCTCGCTGCTCCGTTTCGACCGGGTGCAAGGCTGCGTGACCTGGGTCAATGCCGGCCATACGCCGGCCCTGCTCGCCCACCCGGATGGGCAAATCGAACACCTGCTGGGAGACAACCTGCCGCTGGGCGTGCTGGCCAACGAAACCTACGCCGAACAGACCACCCCACTGGCCATAGACGACCTGCTGCTGCTTTATTCGGACGGGATCAGCGAGACCACCACTGCTGCCGGCACAGCCTACGGCGAGGAGCGGATCAGGGAATTGCTCCGCGCCGCCCGTTGCCAGACGATCAGCCCCGCCATCCTGCTCAATGCCCTGCGCAGTGATCTCGACGACTTTGCCGGCCAGCACGGACGGAGCGACGACCGAACCCTGATCGCAGTGCAGATGCAGCCTGAGCACGGTAACAACGCCCCCCGCCCGCATCCGGAATGCTTCGAGCTGCCACGCCGCCTGGACGGCCTCACCCTGTTGCGCGAAAAAATCGCCAGCCTGCTTTCCGACCAGCCGGAAGAGATCTGGCGTGCCTTGGCCTTGGCAGCCTTCGAAGCGGCCACCAACATCGTTCGCCACACCCCCGAAAAGCTTCCCGGCACCCCCATCATCGCGCGTCTCGAACGCCAGCCGCAGCGCTGCCGCGTTGATCTGTTTTATCCCGGCCGCGCATTCCAGCCCGGCGCCGCCTGCCCGCCCGATTTCAGCGGCGCGCGGGCAGGCGGCTTTGGGCTGTTCATCATTGCCCACCAGGTTGACCTGCTTGCCTACGAAGCCCCCCTGCCGGGAATGGCGGCAATTCGCCTGGAAAAGCAACTGACAGGAGCAGCCACATGA